The Benincasa hispida cultivar B227 chromosome 9, ASM972705v1, whole genome shotgun sequence genome has a segment encoding these proteins:
- the LOC120084611 gene encoding probable tetraacyldisaccharide 4'-kinase, mitochondrial: protein MENLKKSVIKIAYTSDHANLSSLQRSFIPFLYLASSLYKFGLSLRHHFYLYGIFRKHRLPVPVISVGNLTWGGNGKTPMVEFIALWLAGSGISPLILNRGYAGGDEAKMLGRHLAGSSVKVGIGADRRATAAWYFNKYGYIESQSSTLVEKHCLEQVGNPPKSEKIGAVILDDGMQHWSLHHDLEIVMFNGITLLGNGQLLPLGPLREPLAALKRADVAVVHHANLVSAQNIEDIVIMLRKVKDSLTVVFTEMCPSFFFEVTNINSIISLGTFSKSVVLCVSAIGSADAFVQTMQKIGAYHVDRLDFSDHHVFQDRDIALVKIKLEKLEEKFASKPVIVVTEKDYDRDPMIFKCLHPYRVFALRSQLQIMRSKGCSEDSFKKLFESTIGVKLSSLMGYPELKSAVEVRS from the exons ATGGAGAACCTGAAGAAGTCAGTGATCAAAATCGCCTACACCAGCGACCACGCTAACCTCTCTTCTCTGCAACGCTCTTTCATCCCCTTCCTCTACCTGGCGTCTTCTCTCTACAAGTTCGGTCTGTCCCTTCGTCACCATTTCTACCTCTACGGCATATTTCGCAAGCATCG GTTGCCAGTGCCAGTTATTAGTGTTGGGAATTTGACTTGGGGAGGCAATGGTAAAACACCAATGGTCGAGTTCATTGCCTTATGGCTTGCGGGCTCTGGGATTTCACCTCTAATTCTTAATAGG GGCTATGCTGGTGGAGATGAAGCTAAAATGCTTGGGAGGCATCTTGCTGGGAGTTCCGTTAAAGTAGGTATTGGAGCAGATAGGAGAGCTACTGCTGCTTGGTATTTTAACAAATATGGTTATATTGAATCTCAAAGTAGCACGTTGGTTGAGAAACATTGCCTAGAACAAGTGGGAAATCCTCCTAAGTCTGAAAAAATTGGTGCTGTTATccttgatgatggaatgcag CACTGGAGTTTGCACCATGACTTGGAGATTGTTATGTTCAATGGGATAACATTGTTGGGAAATGGGCAATTGTTACCACTTGGACCTTTGAGAGAACCATTAGCTGCACTCAAGAGGGCGGACGTTGCCGTTGTTCATCATGCTAATCTG GTTTCGGCACAAAATATTGAAGATATTGTGATAATGTTGCGGAAAGTTAAGGATTCACTTACCGTGGTGTTTACTGAAATGTGTCCCTCATTCTTCTTTGAAGTGACAAATATCAACTCCATAATATCGTTGGGAACATTTTCTAAGAGTGTAGTATTATGCGTTTCTGCCATTGGCTCTGCTGATGCTTTTGTGCAGACAATGCAAAAG ATAGGAGCATATCATGTTGATCGACTCGACTTCAGTGATCATCACGTCTTTCAAGATAGG GATATTGCACTGGTCAAAATAAAGCTTGAGAAATTGGAGGAGAAATTTGCTTCCAAGCCAGTCATTGTTGTTACGGAAAAG GATTATGATCGGGATCCTATGATATTCAAGTGCTTGCATCCGTACCGTGTTTTTGCTCTCCGTTCTCAACTCCAAATCATGCGCAGCAAAGGTTGCAGTGAAGATAGCTTCAAGAAGCTGTTTGAGTCGACGATAGGAGTAAAACTCTCTTCTTTAATGGGGTATCCTGAGCTCAAATCTGCAGTTGAGGTTAGATCTTAG